Proteins encoded together in one Marinobacter sp. Arc7-DN-1 window:
- a CDS encoding ABC transporter substrate-binding protein, translating to MFRNILKKGRRLAGLGSLVAAITIAAPAMAQDKEPIVFGGSIPLSGVFAFAGIHIHAGLTDYTAWINSQGGINGHPVKYVMEDTAYEVDRSVAAFKKISGSSSPATYYGDSTGFMKTIASELNSQGTTLMSGASFATALTDNEQYPYQFIPGPSYSQMFGIILEYIANQGKDGDTPTVAFVYSDTEFGKDPIKNGKARAAELGIEVVEDIVTKPGSVDVSAEVLKLRRVRPDFVVFHGYVLSPINEFMVQMRQMGLDTQFMGTFWSSDKLIIDKMGADADGYMGVMPYNYYDSEESGPMLDALRAQAEKSDPKAGYRPTGYMQAWFNAMVWTEVVKRTLDAGKELTADNMAASLASIEDWDTGGIIGIPVTVKDMSFPVGRIWRVNAGKGRYEPVSDWIHLD from the coding sequence AGCCGCCCCGGCCATGGCCCAGGACAAGGAACCCATCGTGTTCGGTGGCTCCATACCACTGTCCGGTGTGTTTGCCTTTGCCGGCATCCATATCCACGCCGGTCTGACCGACTACACGGCCTGGATTAACAGCCAGGGCGGCATCAATGGCCATCCGGTAAAGTATGTGATGGAAGACACCGCCTACGAGGTGGATCGTTCAGTGGCCGCTTTCAAGAAGATTTCCGGCAGCAGCTCGCCGGCCACCTATTACGGTGACAGCACCGGCTTTATGAAGACCATCGCCTCGGAGCTGAACAGCCAGGGCACCACACTGATGAGCGGTGCGTCCTTTGCTACTGCACTGACCGATAACGAGCAATACCCCTACCAGTTCATCCCTGGCCCCAGCTACAGCCAGATGTTCGGCATCATCCTGGAGTACATTGCAAACCAGGGTAAGGACGGCGACACGCCGACGGTGGCCTTCGTTTACAGCGATACCGAGTTTGGCAAGGACCCAATCAAAAACGGCAAGGCCCGGGCCGCCGAGTTGGGTATTGAAGTGGTTGAGGACATTGTTACCAAGCCCGGTAGCGTGGACGTATCGGCAGAAGTCCTGAAGCTGCGTCGCGTTCGCCCCGACTTCGTGGTGTTCCACGGCTACGTGCTGTCTCCGATCAATGAGTTCATGGTTCAGATGCGCCAGATGGGGCTGGACACCCAGTTCATGGGCACCTTCTGGTCCTCGGACAAGCTGATCATCGACAAGATGGGTGCGGATGCCGATGGCTACATGGGCGTGATGCCCTACAACTACTACGACAGTGAGGAAAGCGGGCCGATGCTGGATGCGCTGAGGGCGCAGGCCGAGAAGAGCGACCCGAAGGCCGGCTACCGCCCGACCGGCTATATGCAGGCCTGGTTCAACGCCATGGTGTGGACCGAAGTGGTCAAGCGTACCCTCGATGCTGGCAAGGAGCTGACGGCTGACAATATGGCCGCCTCCCTGGCGTCCATCGAGGACTGGGACACCGGTGGTATCATCGGCATTCCGGTCACGGTGAAGGATATGTCGTTCCCGGTTGGGCGTATCTGGCGTGTGAATGCCGGGAAAGGCCGTTACGAGCCGGTATCGGACTGGATTCACCTCGACTGA
- a CDS encoding ABC transporter ATP-binding protein, whose amino-acid sequence MEALLEIDNIEVVYNKSVQVLRGLSLRVPEGAIVALLGSNGAGKSTTLKSVSGLLTLEDGEVTAGEVRFQGKDVKGTPPEKLVRNGLFHVMEGRRVFEDLTVEENLVAATYALSGNKPSLSDSYELVYNYFPRLKERRKQLAGYLSGGEQQMLALGRALIAQPKLIMLDEPSLGLAPLLVEEIFTIVARINREQGTAILLVEQNAAVSLAIASYGYIMENGKIVIDGPADKLTANEDVREFYLGVGGREGEVRSYRDIKHYKRRKRWLS is encoded by the coding sequence ATGGAAGCCTTACTGGAAATCGATAACATCGAGGTGGTTTACAACAAGTCGGTACAGGTCCTTCGGGGCCTGTCACTGCGGGTGCCGGAGGGCGCCATTGTGGCGCTCCTTGGCTCCAACGGGGCCGGCAAATCCACCACATTGAAAAGCGTTTCCGGCCTGTTGACCCTGGAAGACGGTGAGGTAACCGCCGGGGAAGTCCGATTCCAGGGCAAGGATGTAAAAGGCACGCCACCGGAGAAGCTGGTGCGTAACGGGTTGTTCCATGTGATGGAAGGCCGCCGCGTGTTTGAGGATCTGACGGTGGAAGAGAACCTGGTTGCCGCCACCTACGCGCTCAGTGGCAACAAGCCCTCCCTGAGCGACAGCTACGAGCTGGTCTATAACTACTTTCCGCGCCTGAAGGAGCGCCGCAAACAGCTGGCGGGGTATCTGTCCGGCGGTGAGCAGCAGATGCTGGCCCTTGGCCGGGCACTGATTGCCCAGCCGAAGCTGATCATGCTGGATGAGCCGTCACTGGGCCTGGCGCCGTTGCTGGTGGAGGAAATTTTCACCATCGTGGCGCGGATCAACCGGGAGCAGGGCACCGCCATTCTGCTGGTGGAGCAGAATGCCGCCGTTTCTCTGGCGATTGCCTCTTACGGTTACATCATGGAGAACGGCAAGATCGTGATCGATGGCCCGGCGGATAAACTCACCGCCAACGAGGATGTCCGGGAGTTTTACCTCGGGGTCGGCGGCAGGGAAGGCGAGGTCCGCAGTTACCGTGACATCAAGCACTACAAACGCCGTAAACGGTGGCTTTCATGA
- a CDS encoding AMP-dependent synthetase/ligase yields MTTPSIPDLTLTQMLRAHAKDRPDALALRQKEFGIWQACSWQDYYQRARHFGLGLRALGLEEGGHVAIISENRVEWVIAQMGIGMVRGICVGVYPTSPWNEVAYVLAHSDAEIVVCEDQEQTDKVLEAWPQLPTLKYTIAIDRKGLRYYPEPPAAFEDIEARGREFEKEHPGLVDELLDGQQMDDTALMVYTSGSTGRPKGAMITWGNLHAAAPGLIELLQADEHGSSLSYLPLCHVAEQAVTNIAPVYVGSTVSFGESLRTIQEDLREIAPTFFLGVPRIWEKLHSSIYIKIQETGRFRQALFNRAVRACSPMATKSRGQWSLREKCLFGLSYWLVFRALQNFIGLRRCTIAMTGAAPISTGILEFFRTIGIPLVEVYGQTESTGVATAQPVDDVHLGTVGVAITGVEVKLGEHNEIIMRGGSMFKGYYKNDETTASTLKDGWLHTGDVGEWRDGQLKIVDRLKDIIITAGGKNLSPTGIENTIKASPYIKECIVIGEARKYVSALIQIDFDTVAKWAEQERIAYTTFRSLAEQERVNELIQAEVNKGNEQLPQVAQIKRFHLLAKELDHDDDEVTATMKVRRSKIYEKYMDLIESLYA; encoded by the coding sequence ATGACAACACCTTCCATACCCGATCTTACCCTGACTCAAATGCTGCGGGCCCACGCCAAAGACCGGCCCGACGCGCTGGCCCTGCGCCAGAAAGAGTTTGGCATCTGGCAGGCCTGTTCCTGGCAGGATTACTACCAGCGTGCCCGGCATTTCGGGCTGGGGCTCCGTGCCCTCGGCCTTGAAGAGGGCGGCCATGTGGCTATTATCTCGGAAAACCGGGTGGAGTGGGTGATCGCCCAGATGGGCATCGGCATGGTTCGGGGGATCTGCGTTGGCGTTTATCCCACCAGCCCGTGGAACGAGGTGGCCTACGTTCTCGCGCACAGTGATGCGGAAATTGTGGTGTGTGAGGACCAGGAACAGACCGACAAGGTGCTTGAAGCCTGGCCCCAACTGCCAACGCTGAAGTACACCATCGCCATTGATAGGAAGGGCCTTCGTTACTATCCGGAGCCCCCGGCGGCGTTCGAGGATATCGAAGCCAGAGGCCGGGAGTTTGAAAAAGAGCACCCCGGGCTGGTGGATGAACTGCTGGATGGCCAGCAGATGGACGACACCGCCCTGATGGTCTACACCTCCGGCTCTACCGGTCGGCCCAAGGGAGCGATGATTACCTGGGGCAATCTCCATGCGGCAGCGCCCGGCCTCATTGAGCTGCTGCAGGCAGACGAGCACGGCTCCAGTCTTTCCTACCTCCCGCTATGCCATGTGGCGGAGCAGGCGGTTACCAACATTGCACCGGTTTACGTGGGCAGCACGGTCAGCTTTGGCGAGAGTCTGCGGACAATCCAGGAGGATTTGCGAGAAATTGCGCCGACCTTTTTCCTGGGGGTGCCCAGAATATGGGAGAAGCTGCATTCGTCCATTTACATCAAGATCCAGGAAACCGGCCGGTTCCGGCAGGCGCTGTTTAACCGGGCTGTCCGGGCTTGTTCGCCGATGGCGACCAAGTCCCGTGGCCAGTGGAGCCTGAGGGAAAAGTGCCTCTTCGGCCTCAGTTACTGGCTGGTGTTTCGTGCATTGCAGAATTTCATTGGCCTGCGCCGGTGCACCATCGCAATGACCGGAGCCGCCCCCATTTCCACCGGTATTCTTGAGTTCTTCCGGACCATTGGTATTCCCCTGGTGGAAGTCTATGGCCAGACGGAAAGCACCGGCGTTGCCACCGCCCAGCCCGTGGACGATGTGCATCTCGGAACCGTGGGTGTCGCTATTACCGGCGTAGAGGTCAAACTCGGCGAGCACAACGAGATCATTATGCGCGGCGGCAGCATGTTCAAGGGCTACTACAAGAACGACGAGACCACCGCCTCAACCCTGAAAGATGGCTGGCTACACACCGGTGATGTGGGCGAATGGCGGGACGGCCAGCTCAAAATTGTTGATCGCCTGAAAGACATTATCATCACCGCAGGGGGTAAGAACCTTTCCCCGACCGGGATCGAAAATACCATCAAAGCCAGCCCTTATATCAAGGAATGCATTGTGATTGGCGAGGCCCGGAAGTATGTCTCCGCCCTGATCCAGATTGATTTCGACACGGTTGCCAAGTGGGCCGAGCAGGAGCGGATTGCCTACACCACCTTCCGCAGCCTGGCCGAGCAGGAGCGGGTGAACGAACTGATTCAGGCCGAGGTGAACAAGGGCAATGAACAGCTGCCCCAGGTGGCGCAGATCAAGCGTTTCCACCTGCTTGCCAAGGAGCTCGACCATGATGATGATGAAGTGACTGCGACCATGAAGGTGCGCCGGAGCAAAATCTACGAAAAATACATGGACCTGATCGAGTCGCTCTACGCCTGA
- a CDS encoding sigma-54-dependent transcriptional regulator codes for MTTPPKLCLVEDDPIMGESLRYRFELEGYRCDWFKSALAAQAHIGISDYAAIVSDIRLPDMGGNELYQQLLDEGRTLPPAIFITGFGSIGDAVELLKKGAADYITKPFDLDVLMEKLHLICRDSSPQRETLPPTLGISATMRRLEQTLCRVSGHNATALITGESGVGKEYAARFLHHCAFGDSRQHPFIAVNCGAIPEGLMEAELFGSEKGAFTGAVRTRHGVFEQANGGTLFLDEIGDMPTNMQVRLLRVIQERQVVRVGGETPIPLDLRIICATHRDIKQMVTEGAFREDLYYRVNVVHVHIPPLRERREDILWFTHQFLSEIDPENEHYLLPSAEQQLLQHDWPGNLRELHHSIERATILTPEPAIGASAFSMNGEQTEDNPDMSGDLHNRLMNYEYQIISETLHRHEFHINETASELGISRKNLWEKMKKLGISKQD; via the coding sequence ATGACCACGCCACCAAAGCTCTGCCTTGTCGAAGACGATCCGATTATGGGTGAATCACTCCGCTACCGATTTGAGCTGGAGGGCTACCGTTGCGACTGGTTCAAGAGCGCACTGGCCGCGCAGGCGCACATTGGAATTTCTGACTATGCCGCCATAGTGAGCGATATTCGCCTGCCTGACATGGGCGGCAATGAACTGTACCAGCAACTGCTCGACGAAGGGCGTACGCTCCCTCCGGCCATATTCATCACCGGCTTTGGCAGTATCGGCGACGCCGTCGAGTTGTTGAAAAAGGGGGCAGCCGACTATATTACCAAACCCTTCGATCTTGATGTGCTGATGGAGAAGCTGCACCTCATCTGTCGTGACAGCTCACCACAACGCGAGACACTGCCTCCCACGCTGGGTATATCCGCCACGATGCGCAGACTGGAACAGACCCTGTGCCGGGTCTCCGGTCATAATGCCACCGCCCTGATTACCGGGGAGTCGGGGGTCGGCAAGGAGTATGCCGCGCGCTTTCTGCACCACTGCGCCTTTGGCGACAGCCGGCAACACCCCTTCATTGCCGTCAACTGCGGTGCCATTCCCGAAGGGCTGATGGAAGCCGAGCTGTTCGGATCGGAAAAGGGCGCTTTCACCGGTGCTGTGCGAACCCGCCACGGGGTATTCGAGCAGGCTAACGGTGGCACCCTCTTTCTTGACGAAATCGGAGACATGCCGACAAACATGCAAGTTCGGCTGTTACGTGTCATTCAGGAACGGCAGGTGGTTCGCGTCGGTGGCGAAACCCCCATCCCTCTGGACCTTCGCATAATCTGCGCCACCCATCGTGATATCAAACAGATGGTGACCGAAGGCGCGTTCCGCGAAGACCTCTACTACCGCGTCAACGTGGTACATGTCCATATCCCGCCACTGCGTGAGCGGCGCGAGGATATCCTCTGGTTCACCCACCAGTTCCTCAGCGAGATCGACCCGGAGAACGAACACTACCTGCTGCCCTCTGCTGAACAGCAACTGCTGCAACACGACTGGCCAGGCAACTTACGGGAACTCCACCATAGCATCGAACGGGCCACCATCCTCACCCCTGAGCCGGCCATCGGCGCCAGCGCCTTCAGCATGAACGGTGAGCAAACAGAGGACAACCCGGATATGAGCGGCGATCTACACAATCGCCTCATGAACTATGAATATCAGATCATTAGCGAGACACTGCACCGCCACGAATTCCATATCAATGAAACCGCAAGCGAGCTGGGGATCAGTCGCAAGAACCTGTGGGAAAAGATGAAGAAACTGGGGATCAGTAAGCAGGACTGA
- a CDS encoding sensor histidine kinase — MFSDLSFRYKIPLRGTVLILITSFAITAALIFRAYDDLKQDLIANAEGLAKVMAYTLVPAILKNDIWRAFEIVQTPFNAVTTENSSLQAKDILIINNQYQIYVASNPEQFQMQFPISSAGPEFAQFETHLRQNLAANTEVLDLPLTENLYVITPIISDKVRLGTLVISYPRESFTPRFAQLAKRAAFATLLVLAALLPLSWYWGARLAKPLVKLADCLGRVGREAPENLRYELRESKDEIGQVSARFKSMLHELQLKQELEKQVIATERLAAIGQLTASIAHEINNPLGGMLNTISTQKRYGKNDAMTDKTLAMLERGLLQIKDTVSALLVETRQSSRDFGPEDMSDIRTLISPDIQRQQAGLVWDVRMATVPLPASLIRQVLINLLLNAAKAVPPHGQVLCRATHAGADELELQICNSGPPIPDKQMKHLFEPFVHYRSGGNGLGLWVCYQIVSQLGGTIETHSSDGETCFTATIPIPS, encoded by the coding sequence ATGTTCAGTGATCTGAGTTTCCGCTACAAAATCCCCCTGCGGGGAACCGTGCTGATCCTGATCACCTCCTTCGCAATTACCGCGGCCCTGATCTTTCGCGCCTATGACGATCTGAAACAGGACCTCATCGCCAACGCCGAGGGGCTCGCGAAGGTCATGGCATACACCCTGGTGCCAGCTATACTCAAGAACGATATCTGGCGTGCCTTCGAAATCGTCCAAACGCCGTTCAATGCCGTGACAACGGAGAACTCATCCCTTCAGGCGAAGGACATCCTGATCATCAATAATCAATATCAGATCTACGTCGCCTCCAACCCGGAACAATTCCAGATGCAGTTTCCCATCTCATCGGCCGGACCCGAATTCGCTCAATTTGAAACACACTTGCGCCAGAACCTCGCTGCCAACACTGAGGTGCTGGATCTGCCACTGACCGAAAACCTGTATGTCATCACACCTATCATCTCCGACAAAGTCCGCCTCGGTACGCTGGTGATCAGCTACCCCCGCGAGAGTTTTACCCCCCGATTTGCCCAGCTTGCCAAACGTGCTGCCTTCGCCACACTACTGGTCCTTGCCGCCCTGTTACCGCTGAGCTGGTATTGGGGAGCACGACTGGCCAAGCCGCTGGTCAAACTGGCCGACTGCCTTGGGCGTGTAGGTCGTGAAGCGCCCGAGAATCTGCGCTACGAACTACGTGAATCAAAGGATGAGATCGGTCAGGTCAGCGCCCGCTTCAAGTCGATGCTCCACGAACTGCAACTCAAACAGGAGCTGGAAAAACAGGTCATCGCCACTGAACGTCTTGCCGCTATCGGACAGCTGACTGCCTCCATCGCCCACGAGATCAACAACCCTCTGGGCGGTATGCTCAACACCATCAGTACCCAGAAGCGCTACGGCAAAAATGACGCCATGACCGACAAAACCCTGGCGATGCTGGAACGGGGACTGCTGCAGATCAAGGACACCGTCTCCGCCCTGCTGGTGGAGACACGCCAAAGCAGCCGCGATTTTGGCCCTGAGGATATGAGTGACATCCGCACCCTCATTAGCCCCGACATTCAGCGCCAACAGGCGGGTCTGGTGTGGGATGTGCGCATGGCAACTGTTCCCCTCCCCGCCTCGCTGATCCGACAGGTACTGATCAACCTGCTGCTCAATGCGGCCAAGGCCGTGCCACCCCATGGCCAGGTTCTCTGCCGTGCCACTCATGCCGGTGCCGATGAACTGGAGCTGCAAATCTGCAACAGCGGCCCCCCCATCCCGGACAAACAGATGAAACACCTGTTCGAGCCCTTCGTCCACTACCGGTCTGGCGGTAACGGCCTCGGGCTTTGGGTCTGCTATCAGATTGTCAGTCAACTCGGTGGCACCATCGAGACTCACAGCAGCGATGGTGAAACCTGTTTCACCGCAACCATTCCCATACCATCATGA
- the phnD gene encoding phosphate/phosphite/phosphonate ABC transporter substrate-binding protein, giving the protein MPSRRQLLVYLVSLSLAPWRALGTVERAPVRIGITPVFQTERTSTIRAWRDYLERRLERPVSFEQSNTYRDIINNLLARRLDFAWICGLPYVSNRSRLALTAAPLYQGAPLYRSYLIVPARDTTTERLADLRDKVFAYADPDSNSGFLVPHFQLIQQGLDPDTFFRKTFFTSGHSNAIKAVGVGLADGAHVDGYIWETMQRFNPEITDLTRVVTQSKPFAFPPIVAGPKASPELNTRMRDVLLAMGSDPDAVQLLDHLNLDGFTRITPAAYKDIAEMAQLIEERQHVQ; this is encoded by the coding sequence ATGCCAAGCCGTCGCCAACTGCTTGTATACCTTGTCTCCTTGTCACTGGCGCCATGGCGGGCTTTGGGCACGGTGGAGCGCGCACCGGTGCGCATTGGAATCACCCCAGTATTCCAGACCGAACGTACCTCGACTATCCGCGCCTGGCGTGATTATCTCGAACGGCGCCTCGAACGACCGGTAAGCTTCGAACAGAGCAACACCTACCGCGACATCATCAATAACCTGCTTGCCCGCCGACTCGATTTTGCCTGGATCTGCGGCCTGCCCTACGTCAGCAACCGGTCCCGCCTGGCTCTGACCGCTGCGCCCCTTTATCAGGGCGCTCCACTCTACCGCTCCTATCTCATCGTACCGGCCCGGGACACAACAACGGAAAGGCTCGCTGATCTGCGCGATAAGGTCTTCGCCTATGCCGACCCCGATTCCAACTCCGGTTTCCTCGTCCCCCACTTTCAGCTGATACAACAGGGCCTCGATCCGGACACATTTTTCCGCAAGACGTTCTTCACCAGTGGCCACAGCAATGCCATCAAGGCGGTCGGCGTGGGTCTGGCCGATGGTGCCCATGTTGACGGCTATATCTGGGAGACCATGCAGCGCTTCAACCCGGAGATAACTGACTTGACACGGGTGGTCACCCAGTCAAAACCGTTTGCATTCCCGCCGATAGTGGCCGGGCCCAAGGCCAGTCCAGAACTCAACACAAGGATGCGCGATGTGCTGCTGGCCATGGGCAGCGATCCGGATGCGGTACAGCTGCTTGACCACCTGAACCTGGACGGTTTCACCCGCATCACTCCCGCTGCCTATAAAGACATCGCCGAAATGGCGCAGCTCATTGAAGAGCGTCAGCATGTTCAGTGA
- the dsrO gene encoding sulfate reduction electron transfer complex DsrMKJOP subunit DsrO, translating to MTRTGGVGMSEELRISEHETRGKAGVRRFGMVIDLRRCIGCDACMVACKAEFDVPIGVFRTWVPYRVVGKYPTVKKQFLPRLCNHCDDPPCVRACPVEATFKVEDGGFVLQNYDRCIGCKACMASCPYNARFMLPEHRTRTSITQVVDKCTFCYHRVVQGLVPACVQTCVGRARVFGDMNDPNSEVSQLVARHGSQTLRPEQGTKPQVFYIGADRNLTEYGRNIYDPVPEQDEERVIFNRKNEV from the coding sequence ATGACAAGAACAGGAGGGGTGGGGATGAGTGAGGAGCTGAGAATATCGGAGCATGAGACCCGTGGCAAGGCGGGGGTGCGGCGCTTTGGGATGGTCATCGACTTACGGCGCTGTATCGGTTGCGATGCCTGCATGGTCGCCTGTAAGGCCGAGTTTGATGTACCCATTGGGGTTTTCCGCACCTGGGTTCCTTATCGCGTCGTGGGCAAGTACCCGACAGTCAAGAAGCAGTTTCTGCCGCGTCTGTGCAACCATTGCGACGATCCCCCCTGTGTGCGTGCCTGCCCGGTGGAGGCCACTTTCAAGGTAGAGGACGGTGGCTTCGTGTTGCAGAACTATGATCGCTGCATTGGTTGCAAGGCATGCATGGCGTCGTGCCCCTACAACGCTCGTTTCATGTTGCCGGAGCACCGCACCCGTACCAGCATCACCCAAGTGGTTGACAAGTGTACCTTTTGTTATCACCGCGTCGTTCAGGGGCTCGTTCCAGCCTGCGTGCAGACCTGCGTTGGCCGTGCCCGTGTGTTCGGCGACATGAACGACCCGAACAGCGAGGTCTCGCAGCTGGTAGCCCGCCACGGCAGCCAGACGCTGCGACCCGAGCAGGGAACCAAGCCGCAGGTTTTCTACATCGGCGCCGACCGCAATCTGACCGAGTATGGCCGAAACATCTATGATCCTGTTCCTGAGCAGGACGAGGAACGCGTCATATTCAACCGGAAAAACGAAGTTTAG
- the nrfD gene encoding NrfD/PsrC family molybdoenzyme membrane anchor subunit, whose protein sequence is MLDYNVFHTIAWPGAYAWYFFVIGISAALFFFSALSWFREEFQSLRKSGLYLSFALLVVGGLLLISDLSQPLRFLNMLNPAYLQFRSPLAWGSLNLMSFGIVSVAYFFFMNNGNDGLAKKAAVIGALLALGLPIYTGFDLTVHQHRPVWNTPLMPVLFVALSLLSGAALASFLARGNDKLMVTLRYFMLWSGGATAVMLIPLLGTTAYGGSAEEFTFMFLTSGAMGMIFIGLGMVVGLAAPIALLLAPVGRQPASVMAAGTLLLIGVMALRYAILIGPQIVHTYY, encoded by the coding sequence ATGCTTGACTATAACGTTTTTCATACCATCGCCTGGCCAGGTGCGTACGCCTGGTACTTCTTCGTCATCGGGATCTCCGCGGCGCTCTTTTTCTTCTCGGCGCTGTCCTGGTTTCGCGAGGAGTTCCAGTCATTGCGAAAGTCGGGGCTCTACCTCTCATTCGCACTGCTGGTTGTTGGTGGATTGCTGCTGATCAGCGACTTGTCGCAGCCGTTGCGCTTTCTCAACATGCTGAATCCGGCCTACCTGCAATTCAGGTCGCCGTTGGCCTGGGGGAGTCTTAACCTGATGAGCTTCGGTATCGTCTCCGTTGCCTACTTTTTCTTCATGAACAACGGCAATGACGGTCTGGCGAAGAAGGCAGCAGTTATCGGTGCGCTGCTGGCGCTGGGTCTGCCGATCTACACCGGCTTCGACCTGACCGTCCATCAACACCGGCCGGTGTGGAACACACCGCTGATGCCGGTGCTGTTCGTCGCGCTCTCCCTGCTCTCTGGTGCTGCGCTCGCTTCGTTTCTGGCCCGGGGTAACGACAAGCTGATGGTGACGCTGCGCTACTTCATGCTCTGGTCCGGCGGCGCCACCGCAGTGATGCTTATCCCCCTGCTCGGTACGACCGCCTACGGCGGCTCGGCTGAGGAGTTTACCTTCATGTTCCTGACCTCCGGCGCCATGGGGATGATCTTCATCGGGCTGGGGATGGTGGTCGGGCTGGCTGCGCCGATTGCACTGCTGCTGGCACCGGTTGGGCGGCAGCCGGCGAGCGTGATGGCCGCCGGTACCCTGTTGCTGATCGGTGTCATGGCGCTGCGCTACGCCATTCTGATCGGGCCGCAAATTGTTCATACCTATTATTGA